The Metarhizium brunneum chromosome 5, complete sequence sequence TGTGCGCAAAGACGCCGGATATTGTGATGTTGTCTTTGCTAACAGCGGAGTTGCCACCGCCGACGCCTCGGCACTCATCCCATCCATCGGTTCCATTAGTATAAAGGCCATTCAAGAGGGTCTTTGGCAGCATAGCATGGAAGAATTCACAGAGTCATTTCATGTCAATGTTACCGGTGTCTTTTACACTGCCGTTGCTTTTCTTGATCTTCTGGATGAGGGGAATAAGCGCCGCGTCGTGCCACAAACGGCGCAAATCATCATAACGACATCACTAGGAGGCTTCGCCAGAAAACCAACACTTAGCTTTGCATATGGGCCTAGTAAAGCAGCGGCTGGTCATTTGGCCAAGCAACTTGCCACTTTATTGGCGCCGTATAAGATTCGAATTAATACGATTGCGCCTGGTTTCTTTCCTAGTGAGATGACGCAGAATTTGCCCTTTATGAACGGTGGTAGCTCGTCACATGCGGCAAACATACCGTTGGGGAGAATGGGAAATGAGGAGGATATTGCTGGTGCTGTCTTGTTTCTCGCAAGCCGAGCCGGGAGCTACATTGACGGGAATGTACTGCTGACAGACGGTGGGCGCGGCTGTGTCATACCGTCGACATACTGATCTTGTGCGGTGCAGAGGGTTGTGTAGAGAACTTTTCCATTTTTACAGTAATAGAATCTCCATCATTTTCATGTCATGTTGTCGTTCTTTGAAAACAAGACTGTACACAAATACACTGACAACCTGAATCGCTTGTATGGCAGACCATGTATTAGTGTATTTGTTGAGCAGACATGGCTAAATCACTCTACGCAAAGATGCATGGAGCTTCATTTCAGTATCAGTCATATCTGGACGTAGATATAATGCCCAAGTCTTTTGAGCTCAGTGGACATCCACCAGGACTCTCAAGGGCCGCCAGTATCTACAATAAGGACATTAGACAAGTGCGAAATAGACTTCCCAAAAAGGCGAcatgacttttttttaagagGAAATGCACCTGTCCCTGATCTTATAACAACCACCAAGACTCTTCTTCCGAAATACCGtgtcatcaacaacagcaggTAGAAACGCTCGCTACGCCTTGACTGCGGCTTGTGATGCAAACACCTTGCTCGCCGCACTCGGAAGAGTATTATTCGAACCGCATTTCTCCAGATCCAACATCTCGTGCGCCCATTGACAGATGGAGGCGACCAGTTTATCGACGTCGTCCTCGGTGTTGTGCGCATGGACCACAATGCGAATACGGCTCTCCCCCTTTGGCACGACAGGATAGGCAAAGTTGTAAGCCATGATATTGGCAAGCATATTATGGAAGAACAAGTACTGCTCGTGGCGCGGCCGAGTTCTAATCGGTATAATATGCGCATGGAACTGGCGCTGCTCCCACCCTTCAGCAACAGGGCAAGACAGCAAgcccgccgccacggccTGCTGCCAATCCGGTTTGCTCGTAAGCCGTTTGAAGAAGTACGAGATTGTCTTTTGAATCCGCTCCTGCTCCTACATGCACGTGATGCGTGTTAATGCAGCCGTTCACCTACAACAGCGCAAGTTTGAGAAGAGTCCACAAACCTCGTGTGTCCCGCCACTTCGAAACAACTGCAAGCCAGCTCGAGCCGATGCGACCATGGGAAACGACGGTGCGCCGCTGTAGACTGCGAAACGCATTTGGTTCATCATCAACGAACGCACAGTTTTATTGCACAAGATTACGCCTGCGTCGTCGTTTAGGAATGTACGTTTTTTTTGGTCTTTCTCAAAAAACACTAGGAATAAGAAACTCACCGCCGGTAGAtgccatggccttgctgcaAACGTGGACCCGAATCGCAATCTCCTTCTCCAGTCCCAGCATGGAGACTAGGCCTCTGCCATGGGGGCCCAGTACGCCGACGGAGTGCGCCTCGTCAATGATGAATTGGGCATTGCCCAGTGGGAAGACTTGCTTGGCCACATGGACAAACTCTTCTAGAGGGCACACGTCCCCGTTCATGCTGTAGATGGATTCAATCAGAATGAGGATGGACTGCGTTCCTAGCTTGAACTCGGCATGTGTTTCTCTCAGGTTGGTCAGCGTCTCGCGGAGAGAGTTGACGTCGTTGTGCCGGAAGGAGACTTTGTGCGACGCCCGACCGAGCTTCATCCCTTCGTGTGCACTGGCATGAACGAGCTCGTCAAAGACGTAGCAGTCACCAGGTAGGGCCACACAGCCAGTGATGCCGGCGTTGCATAAAAACCCGGAATTTCCAAAAAAGGCCGTTTCAGAGCCGAAGAATTCGGCCATTTCCCTCTCCACCTCGAGGATGTAGTTGTAGTTTCCGTTCTGGAGCCGAGATCCGCCGGCACTTAGGTTCCAGTTCTCGTGTCTGGATATTTCTTGCAAGAAGGCTTCCCGGATTCGCCCCGTTCGGCTGAGAGACAGAATATCGTTGGACGCAAAGTCCACCATGGGCGTATCCCAACGTGGCTTGGCAGTCAGGAGCTTGTGCTCAGCGCGTAGGGTATCCAGCCGTTGCTCTAAATTGCGGTAAAATGCTGGCTCGTTCTGCATCTCTGGGGTTTTCAGTTTGTGGTCTTTCAACCACGTCTCGACCATGCTTTCGTAATACATGGTGGATGGCAACTCGGGGTTCTCGTGATGTTGTGAGAATGGGTGGGAAATGGACCAAGGACAAAACGCCGACGCTGGGTCGACAACCAGTAGACGTTGTATGATATTTTGGTGCTTATGCAAGTGTTTGGTGCCGGCATTTATACTGCATGTGGTGAAGTGTATTCCGGTGGCATTGGGCCACTGGATGTTCTGGCCACACAGCACACAACTGTGATGACTGGTCGACTTGGCCAATACGGTTTATTTCCCGGGCATGGTAGACGGGAATAAGCCTCAAAAGTTGCGCCAGATTGACAAGGCACCACTGCACACTTGCTGTCTCATCACTTTGGCCCGTTCTCGTTGTAGCGGATATATACGGCTACATTCATGCCACGAATTGAGCCGAGTGCTGCAATTCCTCGGTAGCAGATCGGTGTGATGAATTGTGCCATCATGCTGCACCAACGTTGCACAAATCGAACCTGTCGAGTATTCCGTAATATGTTTGCATGGGCGAAGGTAGGTCGCCATGCGCATGCAGGTGATATCAAAATACCGAGTCCGCTCGATATACTCCTAGTGATTGGTCGCATGTTGCATAGTGTCACAACTTTtgttcagccagccacacTAGGGCCCTTTGTTGCGAATTCCAA is a genomic window containing:
- the SAT3_3 gene encoding Short-chain dehydrogenase/reductase SAT3; this translates as MSPQYQANALFDVKNLIAVITGAGSGIGRVIAHTLAANGAKAVYVLGRRAEALETTKKTSVNPSVITPIICDVTLKDSLQAAASFVRKDAGYCDVVFANSGVATADASALIPSIGSISIKAIQEGLWQHSMEEFTESFHVNVTGVFYTAVAFLDLLDEGNKRRVVPQTAQIIITTSLGGFARKPTLSFAYGPSKAAAGHLAKQLATLLAPYKIRINTIAPGFFPSEMTQNLPFMNGGSSSHAANIPLGRMGNEEDIAGAVLFLASRAGSYIDGNVLLTDGGRGCVIPSTY
- the bioF_1 gene encoding 8-amino-7-oxononanoate synthase, producing MYYESMVETWLKDHKLKTPEMQNEPAFYRNLEQRLDTLRAEHKLLTAKPRWDTPMVDFASNDILSLSRTGRIREAFLQEISRHENWNLSAGGSRLQNGNYNYILEVEREMAEFFGSETAFFGNSGFLCNAGITGCVALPGDCYVFDELVHASAHEGMKLGRASHKVSFRHNDVNSLRETLTNLRETHAEFKLGTQSILILIESIYSMNGDVCPLEEFVHVAKQVFPLGNAQFIIDEAHSVGVLGPHGRGLVSMLGLEKEIAIRVHVCSKAMASTGGVILCNKTVRSLMMNQMRFAVYSGAPSFPMVASARAGLQLFRSGGTHEEQERIQKTISYFFKRLTSKPDWQQAVAAGLLSCPVAEGWEQRQFHAHIIPIRTRPRHEQYLFFHNMLANIMAYNFAYPVVPKGESRIRIVVHAHNTEDDVDKLVASICQWAHEMLDLEKCGSNNTLPSAASKVFASQAAVKA